From the genome of Solanum lycopersicum chromosome 7, SLM_r2.1:
CGTACAAAAATGTCATCGGGTACGTGTTAAATCCTTCATAAATACTGCATTTTTGAAAGATCCAACACGGGTGCgacaacatttttgaagagtcaaTAGAATTCTATATCTCAGATGTATAAGACAAATCATAATTAAGTCAAAAGGCAATTATTTGTTTTGCTAAAACTTATAATATCAGGTATTCATCCATCCTTCAAAATGAAAGCTGTGGCAGATAACAAAATGTAGGtgagaatacaaaaaaatattatgaagtaGAGTTTCCATCATTGAGTTTAAATCCTGCAGCTAGAGTATTGACAAACCTTCCTAGCATGTTGCTTTTCCTATTGCACCAAAAGATAGTCTTGATTTCCTGTCTGTTCCAAAGCTAAACTTGAGATCTGAAGCATCCACGGGAACAGATGCATTGCTCGTAGAGGGAAAAGAGAAGACTAGTCGTTCAGCTGATTTACCAGTGCCGAAGGCGTACACTGGAGAAGTGGATGCATCCACTGGCTGAGAGAGGACACCGGCTGCGGGAGATGGCATGGATGGTGTTGGTGGTTCTGAGAGTGCTCCAGATGACGCAGGGACTGGGAAACTGAATCCAAACCCATTGTCTGGGAAAGTCGCATTTCTAGGATTGGGCTTATTCACAAAAATGGATGGCAAGTTAGGTTTTGCACCAGAGGCTTGTCCAGGAGCATTTCTTGGTAGCTGGAAACCCGTGGAGTTGGATAACGTTGCAGCATTCTGCCCATTGCTTTGATTACGGAAAGAAGGCCACTGTGGGGTAGCACCTTTATCTTTTTGTCCATCATCAGTGTGTATCGAGTCCTGCAGCAAAGACATCCATGTTAAGGGGCGATTCTATATTATATTAGCAACAAACCCCGAAATTAACATCCCCAGGTGGTCTGTGCTTTTGCACACTCCATCCtctaatgcataaacaaaattttgaacatGTAAAAGAAGTTGCTTTTAAGAACAAACTCGAGAATGTTAGGAAGGTGCAGACTAATGCCACTTGAAAAGGTAGCTTCCAATAGCAAATACATACCTTGCGCAAACTTGGATTGTGAGAACCAGAAAAGAAACTTTTGACTTGGGAATCAGCTGCCTTAGAAGTGAAGGGCGGGACAGTATTGGCTTTAGCCGTTGTACCTAACACATTAGCTATACTAGCAGCTTTAGCACTAGCATCCGTACCAGTGTCAGTTCCACGGGTAGTTTGCTCTTGAGGTATTTCCACACGATTGACTGTTCCATTATCTCCTTCCTTGGACGATTGGGCAGCTGCCAGACCATTGTTCATACGTATTCCAAAGTCTCCTAAATGTGATgatttcattttatcatttggaGTGGAATCAGAGATTTCTTTGCCGGGATATTTCTTCCATTTGCTTGCCAGCTTCAATTCAGCTGCCTTTTCTGCAGGAGTGGGTTTGTGTCTATCAAGTTGctctaatatttttcttacagCATCATTTGAAGAACTTATGAGTGGCATAGGTTCTTCAGACGTGCCTACTCTATGGTCCACTGACTGGTACTTCTCCAGACCACTAGTTTGACCAACTTCCAAATTCTTTCCGGCAGCAGCAGGCAAGAACAATTTGGAAGCACCAACTTTTTCTAAAGGTGAAGAAGCATTTGGAGAATTCAGGAAAATGGATTTCCTAGGGCGAGATTCTGAGCCAAATTTATTCCGTATGCGCCGAATCGGTCCCACAGATCCATAGCTTGGAAGAGGTAAATCCGTCCTAGTCTTCTCCTGAAATATTTTCATGAGAACATTCAGATAGATCCCATCTGCTCCTTGAAAGAGTTCTATCACATTAAAATAAAGACTAACGATCACAGAATTCTTATAAACACACAAGAACCTGCAAATCAATGTAGGAAGCTATAGGAAATCGCTTAGTACAGAGGATTATTTTAATAGGAAGTTGCTAAAACACATATACCTGGCTGTAGATTGATGATTGAGAGGGATCTAGCCACCTGCTACCAACTTGCGACTGCGTCTGCTGGCAAAATTGAAGTGCAACATGAATATCTATTCCCGGATTAACAGAAGTATGGTTGAAGCACAAGTTAATTTAGTCACAGTACAAACCCTATCTCTGGATTTCGGCAATAATGTCCTAGAGTATGGGGTCCTCGGGAACTCAACAAGCCCACATCCTCTCTGATTCAGTGGAGTAAAATGACCATGCTGATCTTGCACCATGGCAGCAGGCCAACAAGTCGATGACTTCGGTGAAGGTGGTGGATGAAACCTATTTTGGGGAGCTTGCTCCACCTTGGATACAAAACCATAAGAATCATTTCCCTTACTTAACCTACGGCTTCCCATGTAAGCTCTTGCAATATCAATGGGGGATGCGCCAACTTCATCTCGTACCTGCAGTAGTGCAGTATTTATCAGAGTACATCCTAGAATCAATACCAGAACTCAGAAAGAAGGGAGCATCAATGAGGGTAtctcataaaataattatttgtggTTGTTACTTCCAAGCTATTCCGAACCTTATCCACTGGTCCATTTTTCCTGTTAAAGCTTCATCCAAGACATCTCTTGACTAATTAAAATGTTGTTTGTTACTAATCAATCAATCAAGTGTGACTCAATTTCATACTAGCTGGCTACAGCTACATTAATACTCTAGTTCATCCTGTTCTATTTGTATCTATTTAGCTGAGTTGAAGTTTTAGCACacttaaataataagattgtagtcaaatcacaaaaaaaatgtgttCTATTGACAGAATGATAGTTAACTCACGTTTGTTTGGGGAAGAGGTGTTGAAGTTCCAGGCATAGCAAAGCCTGTTTCATCCTGATTCCTGTCATTTGGTCTTCTAGGTGTCTCGTGTGCTAAATGTAACCTTCCAATGTCTCCTTCAGCTGTAATGCTAGCTATCTTTTCTTGTTCATCGATAATCTTTGAGTTTAATATCTTTGTCAAACGCGTTATTTCATCCCTGCATATGTTGAAGACAGCTTTTCAACAAGAAGGTTTaactgaaaaaaatttaaattgtgcAAATGATCAAAAGAGATTCCTGAATGAACACAAGACAGATAAATCCAGCATCAGAACATGTACAGAGTGATGGAGGATCATCAAAATAACAGGAGAGGGTTATTAAGTCAAAATCTCAGTTCCTAGTAACTATAGAGAACTGAATTCTCAAACCACTGAGGACTATGAGGAAGATAACAAGTTTTAAGATGCATGCATTTTTCATCTAAAACAGATATTGGCTCATAACCAATGAGGTGTCACTGCAACAAAATGATAGATGGGCCTGGCTATAACCAGAATAACAGAAAAAATACAGAGACATGAAGAATGATATGCTACCTTGAAAATGATTTCCCCTGCATGAGCTGCTCAATTCTCGAAATTTCAACACTATCAGAGGAATTCTTTGGTTTCTCTTCTTCCAGCTTCTCTGCTTCGGAGATCCCCTTTGATTTCGCCATACTTGGATCCTCTTCCTTTCCTTCAATAGGAGTAGAATTCTTTGGTTTCTCTTCTTCCAGCTTCTCTGCTTCGGGGATCTCATTTAATTTCCCCATGCTTGAATCATCTTTATTTCCTTCAGTAGATCTGGATATCACATACTGCATAAACATAATATCCAACACTTTTGAAAATATTCTCTTTACTAGAAAaccatataataaataaaagttcagcttttttctcttcattctCGTTTTCTCACACGTCGGTTGAGTTTGTTTGAGGAAGGGGGCACTTTCACAGCATCAATTCCTAACAAGGCCATGGTCAATTCACTGAATGGTTGTTGGCTCTACCGGAGGAGTCTGAAATCAACAACGTGTAACTGCTTGGGCATTGAGTCttccaaattattttatacttcGTTTGGTTGCTTTTTTGTTTACGGAATAATGTTATACTGGAATCTTGGGTGTACATTTATATAATACCAGACatgagataaaaaataaaaggattagCTACACCTCAGTGAAacaataaaatgacaaaaattacCCTTTTGCCAGAAAATGTTGTTAAGAAGGTCAATGTTGAAATTAGGAACAAAAGCTTGCCCACCCTTTTTTCTTCTGTCTTCTTCATTTCCATTTGATATCCCCTTCACAGAATGACATCTGATATCTGTCCAGAGTGTCTGTTTTGGTGACTATAGTGGCAAAAATTCTCCTCCATTTCAAACTAAACTTGTGTCCCAATTTATATTACATAGTTCAGATTTCGAGAGTCAGACAAGAATATCTTTGTCCATGATTTATTCATATGCCctttaactattttaaattgGTAATCTTTGTGATTTGTAGTACTTTTATGTAGTCTCTAAATctgtaaattatttttcaaaaacctTAAAGATTGTATGTCTAAATGCacaatcaaaataaagaagtagACTCTCGAAATCCAAACCATGCCATAAAAATTGAGCTGTGTAGTACTTTTCTAATATCTAGTtgtatctttatttatttttttgaaactggtagCTTTGTAATCCTCAGCATTAAGGGCTATGCTGGCGGCTGGCCACCTCCAAAAGTGTTGGCTACATAGAAAAaccaacaaaaaagaaaacaggACTACTTACAAAGCTCCTATGAAATCCACTAgttgaatttcttcttctatgTTCATTTCTTAATctaattgtatttattaaattaatataagcATATCTCTGTCTAAGTTCGCTAAAAGTAGGAAAAgagtataaaaaatttatactacAATATTATTTGGGTATCTGAATGGATCTTCTCAACTAAGGCATCATGCTGGATGGAACTTACCCCTTTTCCATAAGGAACTCAGAGCTGAACAATCACTTCAGCTGATATCTATTAGTAATGCAACCCTTGTCTTCAAGTTCTCAAACCTCACCTTCGCCAACAAATTCTATTCTCACCATTTTATTGCCATCCAACCTAAGTGTTAGATCTATTTACTATATATCTTGAGCTCCTCTTTCTCGcgtagtaaaataaaatataatacacaTAATAACAAAGCAAAATTTTCATCCGCACTAACCACCAATAAAATGGAGATAATAGGAGAAATTTACCAAGCTAaagcaagaagaaaaaattaacaaagCTTACACTTGAAGTACATTTGTTGTCATCTCCAACATCTTGTGTTGTTGCTGGATCTTCATTATCTGTcccaatttaaaagaaaatgggATTAATGATCAAACTGAGGAAACAAACAAGATGAAAAGTTTAATGATATCTATATCTAATTAGCTCACAATGTTTGATGTATCAAACATACTTATCACAATGCATCCAATCGACTATAGAGTCTTCTTAGTAGAACTCCTCCATTAAGTATGAATAAGAaaacttattaatgattattacGACAAAAGTTTTTTTGTTGGGCATAAAGTATACAATCGAACATTGTATCTAATAGGGGTACTTTTTAAGACAAGCAAAAACTGTATTACTAAGTTAGCAAGAAGGTACATTCAGTGTAAAAAAGTGTTCTTGGACTCATATTCTCTAAACATAGAGATCTGGGAAGACCAATgcaatatcatttataaaattcatcctacaccaaaaattcaaataattaatacatCTTACATTATACCAACAAAAAAAGGGAGTTTGCTTTTTCTTCAAAGCATTTagatatatatcaaaaatgtTGTTAAGAGAAAAGTTTATCCCTGACAGTGTCTACTCCTTCACACTTATATTGTGCAATAATGGAACTACTGATGTGGGGTTGTTAGGGATTCACCCtactatatactaaaaaattcaGGAAAACGCACCCAATCTTCCAAGGGGCATTGTATCCTTGAAGTGATAGGAAAGAGAAGTCCCTCTAAAGTCAGTTCACACAGAAAACATCACTGTACAtatcaaatacatttttttgtgtgtgtgtgaaagATAGGAAAGTGATAAGAAAGATGTGCCCCTGCTGATGGGTGTTAATGTTCCCGCAAGAAACAGATAAAAGCCCAAATCATCCCTTATCTTTTGCTTTAGACTCAAAAGTCATCTCTCTTCTTTCACATTGAGCATTCCCTCAATGCCGTATGTGGTGCGCCTTTAATGTCCTTCCTAAATCCTAATGGTGTCTATTCTTTAACGTCGCATATGTGTACATGGGATTACACTAGGTTCATTGTTGTATGTGCATGTGGAACTCAAGTGACAGCCATTCCTCTCCTACCAAAATTCCAGAACTGCTCTGCTTGTTATGTCTGAATAAGTAGCTTGTAATTGGTCTATGATCATTACAAGAGAACGCAGCAGGGTGCCTTAAGCAGTAGCAAACACATGAGATCAGTGTTATTAAAACCGGTTAAAGCTTGAGGCAGGGCAAGGAGAAGGTTAAGCGCTTCTGGGCACTAAAGCGAGGGGAGATGAAAAAGTCTCCTTTGACTTCTCAGTCACACCTTCCTGTACTTTATTATATTAGTATTTGGCTCCAAAGGGAGACCCATATATGTAGTTAATAAATCTCCACCTTACAGCCCAATATAATGGATATTGGATAATGCAAGGATTTGGCAGTGTGCATTAACAAAGAAAATTCTACTTTTCACTAGattcaaaaagaatgatctacTCTTAACTGGATATATATGAAGCCTAGGAACTGCTTGACATAGTAGCAGACTCAAGTACATCGGTTATTTCTTCCTCACTATTCAAGTGTCatcaaaaaatatgtgaaatatcCATTGCATGTCATAATTTCCTCTAATCCTAACCCCTAATAGCCAGCCAAGTGCTGCTGCTCTTTGAGCTGTAACCCAAGGGTTTCCACCACCATTAGAATTTAGAAAAAGGAAACATGATGAATAATAATCCTGCTTAAATCCCCCATAAGAAGCAAATATGCTCATGTCTACAGCTAATTAGATAGAAAAATACAGACAACCTTATAGTGGAAATGCAGTAACTTATCCTTGATCCACCTATCTCCAAACCCCATCACTGATCACACAACTCACAATGTTTAGCACCATGGCCAATTTAAATGGTAGTAAGCTTTCTCCAAATCCATTTTAACATGATATCCATGAGTTAATTGCCTCGGTCTATAATTAATGCAGCCATTGGCAATTAGTGCAACATTCACTACTAGCCttagtttgatgaataaatttttttttggtttcccATTATCAGAGTACCAATCACTCTTTTTAAACCTTTCAATAAGAACCTGAGAAATTATCTTATGTTCTTTTTTGGGCAAGTTATCTTATAATAGATCTTTAGCTGCTTCTTTTTTGTGAAGCAGGTGTCCTGATAAATTTACATGCATTGCCTCTATTCCATCAAGCAACCTGAGCTCACAAGCATAGGATCAGTTAATCCTGCCAACAAAACCTAATGCAGGCAGGCTCACATTAACTGTTGTAACTGGAGTTCAAACCTAAGACCTTCAAGTTGTTTCTCCTGTGCCTGACCACTGGGTCCAACCTTGGAGACATTATGAATCCACCAGAGTCCCTTAGCTCCTCAGCACCTTTTTTCCTTTGGGAACAGTGCTAGCCTGCTTGATGTCATTCTCTTATCAGCCAATGGTAGCAAAATACCAAATCTATGTTTGTACAATCATGGGCAGACCACACATacaattacaattattattttttatacaacaTATAATAATTGTGTGCATACGAGGTCTACCATTCATGCAAAGTAGCAAATACAACTCCCAAGCTCACAAAGTCAAACTTCTTCAAGATTTTACCAATTCAACTAAGAAACTACAACACTATTACACTTCATACACATTGACAACATCAAAAAGGAATGTCATTAAGATACAGGTAGACAAAACACACCAGGTTCAATGCAAGGTATAATAATATAAGAGATTGAAAAACTAAACTTTGCACCTAAACTACCACCTCAAACCCCTTCCCGGGAAGTAAAACTAATAATtctcttcaaatttttcataaaaccTACTAAATATCCAAGAAAAGCCCTGCAACCTAAGAAAGCCAAAAAAAAACACCATTCGCTAGAATAAGTTGTAAACAAAAGCTACTACACTCACATTCCAACAGATCATGTTGTAAGCTTAAATAACCAAAAAGGTCAGTTCTTGCAACCTCAATCAACCAAAACACCAACATACTCAATCACCAATAtccaatataaaaaaaaaacataaaaatcgcACATTCATGGAAACCCTAATATTTCAATAACATGAAGTACGAATCTCAAACCTAATTCACCGTCAATTTGTTCAAGCGGAGGAGGATTCCCAGCAATTGCATTCGATATAAACGATGGGAGGATTCTGTTGGCGCTACCGGAGATAATACGGTATGCCGGATCAACCAGTTTCGATAACCAGCTAGTCCGACCAGACTGGTTCAATGGTGGACGGTCGTAAGGAGTCGCCGGAGGTTTCCTCGCCGACGGTTTCTTAAACTTCCCGCCGGCGCCTCTCTCGCCGTCTCTGCCACCGTAACGTGTCGGCGTCGTATTGAACTCCATCTCTCTACTGTGGAAAACAGTGGGAGCAACTGAGTAAAGCaataaaggttttttttttgtttatatttggagGAGAAAATTACGTTTTGGTCCTTACTTTTGAAATaggtttattaaaaaatttatcgaCATAGagtttaaaaaagtaaaaaaaaaataaaaacaatcttTTTGTACTTCGTGATGGTTTAGTTAGATTGAGAGTGGTTATCCACACGAATGACTCGGGATCGATTCCCCCTTTAATACCTTCTGAATCGAGTCTGTCGTATAAGGTTTGCTTAGTGCAATTTACATGCTTTGTGTAGTTTACAGATATTTGTAGGGTTGGACGTTCGTTATTTGGTTTTGGATTAGCACACAGAGTAGGCTAGTATTAATTAGCTAAAGTTAA
Proteins encoded in this window:
- the LOC101247836 gene encoding nuclear pore complex protein NUP1 isoform X1 — encoded protein: MEFNTTPTRYGGRDGERGAGGKFKKPSARKPPATPYDRPPLNQSGRTSWLSKLVDPAYRIISGSANRILPSFISNAIAGNPPPLEQIDGELDNEDPATTQDVGDDNKCTSSYVISRSTEGNKDDSSMGKLNEIPEAEKLEEEKPKNSTPIEGKEEDPSMAKSKGISEAEKLEEEKPKNSSDSVEISRIEQLMQGKSFSRDEITRLTKILNSKIIDEQEKIASITAEGDIGRLHLAHETPRRPNDRNQDETGFAMPGTSTPLPQTNVRDEVGASPIDIARAYMGSRRLSKGNDSYGFVSKVEQAPQNRFHPPPSPKSSTCWPAAMVQDQHGHFTPLNQRGCGLVEFPRTPYSRTLLPKSRDRQTQSQVGSRWLDPSQSSIYSQEKTRTDLPLPSYGSVGPIRRIRNKFGSESRPRKSIFLNSPNASSPLEKVGASKLFLPAAAGKNLEVGQTSGLEKYQSVDHRVGTSEEPMPLISSSNDAVRKILEQLDRHKPTPAEKAAELKLASKWKKYPGKEISDSTPNDKMKSSHLGDFGIRMNNGLAAAQSSKEGDNGTVNRVEIPQEQTTRGTDTGTDASAKAASIANVLGTTAKANTVPPFTSKAADSQVKSFFSGSHNPSLRKDSIHTDDGQKDKGATPQWPSFRNQSNGQNAATLSNSTGFQLPRNAPGQASGAKPNLPSIFVNKPNPRNATFPDNGFGFSFPVPASSGALSEPPTPSMPSPAAGVLSQPVDASTSPVYAFGTGKSAERLVFSFPSTSNASVPVDASDLKFSFGTDRKSRLSFGAIGKATC
- the LOC101247836 gene encoding nuclear pore complex protein NUP1 isoform X2, whose product is MEFNTTPTRYGGRDGERGAGGKFKKPSARKPPATPYDRPPLNQSGRTSWLSKLVDPAYRIISGSANRILPSFISNAIAGNPPPLEQIDGELDNEDPATTQDVGDDNKCTSSYVISRSTEGNKDDSSMGKLNEIPEAEKLEEEKPKNSTPIEGKEEDPSMAKSKGISEAEKLEEEKPKNSSDSVEISRIEQLMQGKSFSRDEITRLTKILNSKIIDEQEKIASITAEGDIGRLHLAHETPRRPNDRNQDETGFAMPGTSTPLPQTNVRDEVGASPIDIARAYMGSRRLSKGNDSYGFVSKVEQAPQNRFHPPPSPKSSTCWPAAMVQDQHGHFTPLNQRGCGLVEFPRTPYSRTLLPKSRDRTQSQVGSRWLDPSQSSIYSQEKTRTDLPLPSYGSVGPIRRIRNKFGSESRPRKSIFLNSPNASSPLEKVGASKLFLPAAAGKNLEVGQTSGLEKYQSVDHRVGTSEEPMPLISSSNDAVRKILEQLDRHKPTPAEKAAELKLASKWKKYPGKEISDSTPNDKMKSSHLGDFGIRMNNGLAAAQSSKEGDNGTVNRVEIPQEQTTRGTDTGTDASAKAASIANVLGTTAKANTVPPFTSKAADSQVKSFFSGSHNPSLRKDSIHTDDGQKDKGATPQWPSFRNQSNGQNAATLSNSTGFQLPRNAPGQASGAKPNLPSIFVNKPNPRNATFPDNGFGFSFPVPASSGALSEPPTPSMPSPAAGVLSQPVDASTSPVYAFGTGKSAERLVFSFPSTSNASVPVDASDLKFSFGTDRKSRLSFGAIGKATC
- the LOC101247836 gene encoding nuclear pore complex protein NUP1 isoform X6; its protein translation is MKIQQQHKMLEMTTNVLQVSTEGNKDDSSMGKLNEIPEAEKLEEEKPKNSTPIEGKEEDPSMAKSKGISEAEKLEEEKPKNSSDSVEISRIEQLMQGKSFSRDEITRLTKILNSKIIDEQEKIASITAEGDIGRLHLAHETPRRPNDRNQDETGFAMPGTSTPLPQTNVRDEVGASPIDIARAYMGSRRLSKGNDSYGFVSKVEQAPQNRFHPPPSPKSSTCWPAAMVQDQHGHFTPLNQRGCGLVEFPRTPYSRTLLPKSRDRQTQSQVGSRWLDPSQSSIYSQEKTRTDLPLPSYGSVGPIRRIRNKFGSESRPRKSIFLNSPNASSPLEKVGASKLFLPAAAGKNLEVGQTSGLEKYQSVDHRVGTSEEPMPLISSSNDAVRKILEQLDRHKPTPAEKAAELKLASKWKKYPGKEISDSTPNDKMKSSHLGDFGIRMNNGLAAAQSSKEGDNGTVNRVEIPQEQTTRGTDTGTDASAKAASIANVLGTTAKANTVPPFTSKAADSQVKSFFSGSHNPSLRKDSIHTDDGQKDKGATPQWPSFRNQSNGQNAATLSNSTGFQLPRNAPGQASGAKPNLPSIFVNKPNPRNATFPDNGFGFSFPVPASSGALSEPPTPSMPSPAAGVLSQPVDASTSPVYAFGTGKSAERLVFSFPSTSNASVPVDASDLKFSFGTDRKSRLSFGAIGKATC
- the LOC101247836 gene encoding nuclear pore complex protein NUP1 isoform X5, yielding MSPRLDPVVRHRRNNLKIMKIQQQHKMLEMTTNVLQVSTEGNKDDSSMGKLNEIPEAEKLEEEKPKNSTPIEGKEEDPSMAKSKGISEAEKLEEEKPKNSSDSVEISRIEQLMQGKSFSRDEITRLTKILNSKIIDEQEKIASITAEGDIGRLHLAHETPRRPNDRNQDETGFAMPGTSTPLPQTNVRDEVGASPIDIARAYMGSRRLSKGNDSYGFVSKVEQAPQNRFHPPPSPKSSTCWPAAMVQDQHGHFTPLNQRGCGLVEFPRTPYSRTLLPKSRDRQTQSQVGSRWLDPSQSSIYSQEKTRTDLPLPSYGSVGPIRRIRNKFGSESRPRKSIFLNSPNASSPLEKVGASKLFLPAAAGKNLEVGQTSGLEKYQSVDHRVGTSEEPMPLISSSNDAVRKILEQLDRHKPTPAEKAAELKLASKWKKYPGKEISDSTPNDKMKSSHLGDFGIRMNNGLAAAQSSKEGDNGTVNRVEIPQEQTTRGTDTGTDASAKAASIANVLGTTAKANTVPPFTSKAADSQVKSFFSGSHNPSLRKDSIHTDDGQKDKGATPQWPSFRNQSNGQNAATLSNSTGFQLPRNAPGQASGAKPNLPSIFVNKPNPRNATFPDNGFGFSFPVPASSGALSEPPTPSMPSPAAGVLSQPVDASTSPVYAFGTGKSAERLVFSFPSTSNASVPVDASDLKFSFGTDRKSRLSFGAIGKATC
- the LOC101247836 gene encoding nuclear pore complex protein NUP1 isoform X3 — encoded protein: MSPRLDPVVRHRRNNLKVLDNEDPATTQDVGDDNKCTSSYVISRSTEGNKDDSSMGKLNEIPEAEKLEEEKPKNSTPIEGKEEDPSMAKSKGISEAEKLEEEKPKNSSDSVEISRIEQLMQGKSFSRDEITRLTKILNSKIIDEQEKIASITAEGDIGRLHLAHETPRRPNDRNQDETGFAMPGTSTPLPQTNVRDEVGASPIDIARAYMGSRRLSKGNDSYGFVSKVEQAPQNRFHPPPSPKSSTCWPAAMVQDQHGHFTPLNQRGCGLVEFPRTPYSRTLLPKSRDRQTQSQVGSRWLDPSQSSIYSQEKTRTDLPLPSYGSVGPIRRIRNKFGSESRPRKSIFLNSPNASSPLEKVGASKLFLPAAAGKNLEVGQTSGLEKYQSVDHRVGTSEEPMPLISSSNDAVRKILEQLDRHKPTPAEKAAELKLASKWKKYPGKEISDSTPNDKMKSSHLGDFGIRMNNGLAAAQSSKEGDNGTVNRVEIPQEQTTRGTDTGTDASAKAASIANVLGTTAKANTVPPFTSKAADSQVKSFFSGSHNPSLRKDSIHTDDGQKDKGATPQWPSFRNQSNGQNAATLSNSTGFQLPRNAPGQASGAKPNLPSIFVNKPNPRNATFPDNGFGFSFPVPASSGALSEPPTPSMPSPAAGVLSQPVDASTSPVYAFGTGKSAERLVFSFPSTSNASVPVDASDLKFSFGTDRKSRLSFGAIGKATC
- the LOC101247836 gene encoding nuclear pore complex protein NUP1 isoform X4, which gives rise to MGFGDRWIKDKLLHFHYKIMKIQQQHKMLEMTTNVLQVSTEGNKDDSSMGKLNEIPEAEKLEEEKPKNSTPIEGKEEDPSMAKSKGISEAEKLEEEKPKNSSDSVEISRIEQLMQGKSFSRDEITRLTKILNSKIIDEQEKIASITAEGDIGRLHLAHETPRRPNDRNQDETGFAMPGTSTPLPQTNVRDEVGASPIDIARAYMGSRRLSKGNDSYGFVSKVEQAPQNRFHPPPSPKSSTCWPAAMVQDQHGHFTPLNQRGCGLVEFPRTPYSRTLLPKSRDRQTQSQVGSRWLDPSQSSIYSQEKTRTDLPLPSYGSVGPIRRIRNKFGSESRPRKSIFLNSPNASSPLEKVGASKLFLPAAAGKNLEVGQTSGLEKYQSVDHRVGTSEEPMPLISSSNDAVRKILEQLDRHKPTPAEKAAELKLASKWKKYPGKEISDSTPNDKMKSSHLGDFGIRMNNGLAAAQSSKEGDNGTVNRVEIPQEQTTRGTDTGTDASAKAASIANVLGTTAKANTVPPFTSKAADSQVKSFFSGSHNPSLRKDSIHTDDGQKDKGATPQWPSFRNQSNGQNAATLSNSTGFQLPRNAPGQASGAKPNLPSIFVNKPNPRNATFPDNGFGFSFPVPASSGALSEPPTPSMPSPAAGVLSQPVDASTSPVYAFGTGKSAERLVFSFPSTSNASVPVDASDLKFSFGTDRKSRLSFGAIGKATC
- the LOC101247836 gene encoding nuclear pore complex protein NUP1 isoform X7; the encoded protein is MGKLNEIPEAEKLEEEKPKNSTPIEGKEEDPSMAKSKGISEAEKLEEEKPKNSSDSVEISRIEQLMQGKSFSRDEITRLTKILNSKIIDEQEKIASITAEGDIGRLHLAHETPRRPNDRNQDETGFAMPGTSTPLPQTNVRDEVGASPIDIARAYMGSRRLSKGNDSYGFVSKVEQAPQNRFHPPPSPKSSTCWPAAMVQDQHGHFTPLNQRGCGLVEFPRTPYSRTLLPKSRDRTQSQVGSRWLDPSQSSIYSQEKTRTDLPLPSYGSVGPIRRIRNKFGSESRPRKSIFLNSPNASSPLEKVGASKLFLPAAAGKNLEVGQTSGLEKYQSVDHRVGTSEEPMPLISSSNDAVRKILEQLDRHKPTPAEKAAELKLASKWKKYPGKEISDSTPNDKMKSSHLGDFGIRMNNGLAAAQSSKEGDNGTVNRVEIPQEQTTRGTDTGTDASAKAASIANVLGTTAKANTVPPFTSKAADSQVKSFFSGSHNPSLRKDSIHTDDGQKDKGATPQWPSFRNQSNGQNAATLSNSTGFQLPRNAPGQASGAKPNLPSIFVNKPNPRNATFPDNGFGFSFPVPASSGALSEPPTPSMPSPAAGVLSQPVDASTSPVYAFGTGKSAERLVFSFPSTSNASVPVDASDLKFSFGTDRKSRLSFGAIGKATC